One Neosynechococcus sphagnicola sy1 DNA segment encodes these proteins:
- a CDS encoding SixA phosphatase family protein: protein MQFDLILTSPLIRAQQTATILKAVGLSPQMETTPLLAPEGAIAPWLDWFEQWREGNPSPNPRKLALVGHQPNLSHWAEMLVWGTSSGSILLKKAGVIGLFLPEAGNLLSN from the coding sequence CTGCAGTTTGACCTGATTCTCACCAGTCCCCTGATCCGGGCTCAGCAAACTGCCACCATCTTGAAAGCAGTAGGACTGAGTCCTCAGATGGAAACTACCCCCTTACTGGCTCCAGAGGGGGCGATCGCTCCCTGGCTCGATTGGTTTGAGCAGTGGCGCGAGGGAAATCCTTCCCCTAATCCGCGCAAACTGGCCCTGGTGGGGCATCAACCCAACCTCAGTCACTGGGCGGAAATGTTGGTATGGGGCACCAGCAGTGGGTCGATTCTGTTGAAGAAAGCTGGAGTAATCGGTCTATTCCTGCCGGAAGCTGGCAATCTCCTTAGTAAT